ACCTACCCCCTGTTATATCAATTTGAAAATGCATATCTCAAATGTCAAATATAAGGTTAAAAAGCAAGCGACCACTGGACGGCATACTCATTCCAGTCGTCGCCTGACATATCAATGTTTCTTAACTCACCCTTAATAGAACTTCTATAATTTATGTTATATCGAACCCCTGCGGTGAGGTTAACGGTATCCTGAGTTCCAAGGGATTTAGAATAAGGGTTATCATGGTCTACCAACACCTTGTCATACATAAGATAAGGAATAAATCTGTCGTTAATGCTGTAGGTCGCCAGTCCATAGTACGCATTATTTGTATCTGTCATCCCTCCATGGTTCTTGTTTTTTATAGAGAAGTACTCGCCTGAAAGGTCTATATTGCCTAGTGTATATTTGACAGCCGCAGCAAGGATGGTCTGATCAACGTCAACAGGGTTATCAACAGTACCATCTTTATTTGCATCAAGGGCTTTAGAATCGGTTTGCACCCTTGATATGTGTCCGGAAAACCCCACCTTAAGGCCCTCGATTGCCTCAGGGGATATGGCAGCATGAAATGCAATGGCCTTTCCTATATTGTTGTCTTCTGTATTATTTGGGACAAGGGAATTCTTACCGCGATTTTCATAATCTGTAATCCTTGGCCCATTACCGATTAAGACACCATATTCTATAGGTCCGGCAAAAGACCCGGCCCTGCCTGAGAAATAAGCACCAATCATGTGGGCCGGGATCATTCCGCCCTCGTCCTCAAATTTAAGGATCTCCGGCCTCTTGATTGTGGGCTGTAATTGTACGCCATGATGGTATGATGTATTCCAGAATCCGAGAGGGGTGTGGAACCGGCCTGCGCGTATCCTGAACTCATCACTGAATGTATAACCAACAGATACCCTTTCTAAATCAAGTATGTCGCCGTCTTCAACGATAAGTTCTACCAGAACTTCTGTATCTTCAAGTGTCTGGGCAAGATAAAGGTCAAGCGTACCAAAGGCAAAGTTCCCGTTTCTCAATTCAGCAGGGCCGCCTTTTTCACTCTTTGTGAATGACACATCAGTAAACCCATTCAGCTCAAAGGCATCTCCGTTGGGAATGTTTATCAGAAAGACCGCTGTCATTAAACACAGAATAAATAAGTTTAGCGGTCTGAACAACTTCCATGTAGTCCTCTTCGTCATAACTCCTCCTGTTTGGTCAATTAAATAAAAAATGTTTATAATAAGGAAAATCCAATACAATGCTGATGTGTGTTAATAATATTATGGAGTTTTGAGATTGTCTTATAGCATATATTCAGTATTGTTTGCAAGGGAAAAATTAAAACAATTTTTTTATATCTTCCCATTCATTTAATGGTTCGGAACATGTAAAGTTTTTACATATATATACAGCAGGTTTTCCATCTTTTGCTGTTTTCCCTTTTGCAAATTCAGGGATATAGTGCGAAACTTCAAATCCCCCTGTGTCCCCAACCAGATAAATCACCATGTCAGAGATATAACACCCTCTCAATTTGCTGATAATCTCTTTTACATCTGAACAATCCTGTTTTCCTACAATCGTAATCTCCACTGCTCCTTCAAGGAAAAAATAAACACCGGAGAGCAGGCTTGAAAAACTGAATGGATTTTCTATTGCCTCGTCATAAAATATTCGTATCAGCTTTTCTGCCATTATGCGGTATTCCGGTTTATCTTTATATGCGGTTAGCCTTAACAGGTCAGTTAATGCCGTTGCATTCCCGGACGGTACAGGCTGGTCAGTTGCAGTCTTCATCCTGTGAAACAGTCTTACATCCTCATCATCGGCTGAATTGAAGAATCCCCCTTTTTCTTTATCCCAGAACAGTTCTATTATTGAAGAGGTAAGTTTGTCTGCCCAGTTAAGATATTCAGTCGAAGATGCTTTCCACCCACCCTCCCCCTGACCCCCTCCCGTCAAGGGAGGGGGAATAAACGTAGCACCCTCCCCACTCAAGGGGGAGAGGATGGACGCATCATCTTCAAATGTTATCTCATACATATCAATCAGTGCGGCAATAAGAAATGCATAGTCATTAATATCAGCATTGCCCTTTGAAATCCCATCCCGCCACACATGAAGGAGCTTGCCATCCTTAAACAGCTCAGTTCTTATAAAGTTAATGGTGCTTCTCGCTGCATCAAGATAGATTGCTTTCCCGGTTGTCCTATATCCCTCTGCAAAGGCTGAGACTGCAAGTCCGTTCCACCCTGTTAATATCTTTGTATCTGTAAATGGTTTTACCCGCCCTTCCCTCTTTGTGAATAATGCCTCTTTGCCCCTGTTTAAGATTTCCCTGACCTTTTCTTCAGGGATGTCAAACTCGTGTGAAACGGCCTTCATCCCCCGGTCCATATAAAGTATATTCTTCCCTTCAAAATTTCCATCTTCAGTAACGCCATAGAAACGGCTTATGACCTCTGCCTCTTTGCCTGTTACAGATTCTATCTCCTGCTTTGACCATACGAAAAACTTACCCTCCCCGCCCTCGCTGTCAGCATCCTGTGATGAGTAAAAACCTTTTCCATCAAGGTACATCTCCCTTAACAAATAACTTAAGGTCTCCTCACCGATATTTTTATAACCAGTGTCAGATGTAACTTTATAGGCATCGAAGTATAACCGTGCAA
The sequence above is a segment of the Nitrospirota bacterium genome. Coding sequences within it:
- a CDS encoding thioredoxin domain-containing protein codes for the protein MEYKHTNRLITEISPYLLQHSHNPVDWYPWGNEAFNKAKSEDKPILLSIGYSACHWCHVMERESFENEEIASIMNRLFINIKVDREERPDIDDLYQYSLRLFGGNGGWPLTMFLTPEAKPFFGGSYFPPEERQGMQAFPDVLNAISEAYSKRKNEIKETTAEIINTLTRIQNKPSAEETLNIADLDNASSRLLRYVDPNHGGFGTAPKFPPYTQINLLLRYYKRSGDQTALDVVINTLRNMAGGGIYDQIGGGFHRYTVDERWRIPHFEKMLYDNVLLARLYFDAYKVTSDTGYKNIGEETLSYLLREMYLDGKGFYSSQDADSEGGEGKFFVWSKQEIESVTGKEAEVISRFYGVTEDGNFEGKNILYMDRGMKAVSHEFDIPEEKVREILNRGKEALFTKREGRVKPFTDTKILTGWNGLAVSAFAEGYRTTGKAIYLDAARSTINFIRTELFKDGKLLHVWRDGISKGNADINDYAFLIAALIDMYEITFEDDASILSPLSGEGATFIPPPLTGGGQGEGGWKASSTEYLNWADKLTSSIIELFWDKEKGGFFNSADDEDVRLFHRMKTATDQPVPSGNATALTDLLRLTAYKDKPEYRIMAEKLIRIFYDEAIENPFSFSSLLSGVYFFLEGAVEITIVGKQDCSDVKEIISKLRGCYISDMVIYLVGDTGGFEVSHYIPEFAKGKTAKDGKPAVYICKNFTCSEPLNEWEDIKKLF